In one window of Fulvia fulva chromosome 5, complete sequence DNA:
- a CDS encoding Pre-mRNA-splicing factor syf2 — protein sequence MPATRKRKGSPSLDESEDPAKRRFAESEQVAAAEAPTAGGPPVAQEAQETPAEQSEAEPAPTEEDAAPTPPANDRAARFAALRARNAASRKSNLAETKNEVHRSSVDPSQLTSLNRKRDIAQLKLLKAEVGESGADFERKRAWDWTIEESERWDEKVAQKKANRDKNAFQDYNQEAGKVYERQLGQMQKGGFDERMQAYEKDKRDAIDRAVQSGGLEVVETADGELIAVDKDGSFYSTGDSSTFTNNKPTKDAVDRLVDDIKKAEEMRLKKRRERGRPDEDGQDVTYINEKNKQFNMKLARFYNKYTADIRESFERGTAI from the coding sequence ATGCCGGCAACACGCAAGCGCAAAGGCTCGCCCAGCCTCGACGAGAGCGAAGACCCGGCCAAGCGACGATTTGCAGAAAGCGAGCAAGTAGCAGCAGCCGAAGCGCCAACAGCGGGAGGACCACCGGTTGCTCAGGAAGCGCAAGAGACGCCGGCAGAACAGTCAGAGGCAGAACCAGCACCCACGGAAGAAGACGCAGCACCAACACCACCCGCAAATGACCGCGCCGCCAGATTCGCCGCTCTCCGCGCCCGCAACGCCGCCAGCCGCAAATCAAATCTTGCAGAAACCAAAAACGAAGTCCACCGCTCCTCCGTCGACCCCTCACAATTAACATCCCTCAACCGCAAAAGGGACATCGCACAGCTCAAACTGCTCAAAGCAGAAGTAGGAGAAAGCGGCGCCGACTTCGAACGCAAGCGAGCCTGGGACTGGACAATCGAAGAGAGCGAGCGCTGGGACGAGAAAGTGGCCCAGAAGAAAGCGAATCGCGACAAGAATGCCTTTCAGGATTACAACCAAGAAGCTGGCAAAGTCTACGAGCGTCAGTTGGGCCAAATGCAAAAAGGCGGCTTCGACGAGAGAATGCAGGCGTATGAAAAAGACAAACGGGACGCGATTGATCGGGCGGTGCAGAGCGGTGGGCTGGAAGTCGTTGAGACTGCAGACGGGGAGTTGATCGCCGTAGACAAAGATGGCAGCTTCTACAGCACTGGCGATAGCTCGACGTTCACGAATAACAAGCCCACGAAAGATGCGGTGGATCGGCTAGTGGACGATATCAAGAAAGCGGAGGAGATGCGACTGAAGAAGAGGAGGGAGCGGGGACGGCCTGATGAGGACGGACAGGATGTTACGTACATCAATGAGAAGAACAAGCAGTTCAACATGAAGCTGGCGAGGTTCTATAATAAGTATACGGCGGATATTAGGGAGAGCTTTGAGAGGGGTACTGCCATATGA
- a CDS encoding Dothistromin biosynthesis peroxidase dotB produces MVQTRNVLLSALPMAAAYPWAMDASANLEKRVEPGPRQPTFLSGRPNTSQPPAGFNAQDQFVDVRQGSGNEFQSPGPGDIRGQCPGLNAAANHNFIPRNGLLTTSQTTTGLFKAFGMSPDLAIFLAVLSIAISGDPVAGTWSIGGAYKSAIPLLTGTPTGIAGTHNQYESDASIVRGDAYLNNGNVGVFQMRSWEHLYALGEEYTLDMVAAQSDYVTRWSKANNPYFFQAPFAGLVSPAAHDFVINFMSNRSAENPGGVLNRDVLKQYFAVTGEPGSFVHNRGQERIPENWYKRPTANAYNLPEVVADVLVNNAMYPGIVGFGGNTGKVDSYAGVELTDLTGGLFNLANLAEGNNGACFFLQASQQAVPDALDPALGAVGSVAGWLAQQLGPISDNLGCAQLTTFNSAFFKQFPGASYKAEGQSNQSGGLLGGILG; encoded by the exons ATGGTTCAGACACGCAATGTTCTCCTCTCAGCTCTGCCTATGGCAGCTGCTTACCCATGGGCCATGGACGCAAGCGCCAACCTCGAGAAGCGCGTCGAGCCTGGTCCACGGCAACCGACCTTCCTGTCAGGTCGCCCAAACACCTCTCAGCCACCAGCGGGGTTCAATGCACAAGATCAGTTTGTGGACGTGAGGCAAGGGAGCGGCAATGAATTTCAATCTCCAGGCCCAGGTGATATTCGAGGACAATGTCCCGGCC TCAACGCAGCTGCCAACCACAACTTCATCCCTCGCAATGGTCTTCTCACTACCTCGCAGACTACCACTGGTCTTTTCAAGGCTTTTGGCATGTCGCCAGACCTCGCCATCTTCCTGGCCGTACTTTCCATCGCCATCTCTGGCGACCCAGTTGCAGGCACCTGGTCAATTGGaggagcatacaagtcagCAATCCCCCTTCTGACCGGAACACCCACCGGTATCGCTGGTACCCACAACCAGTACGAGTCCGATGCATCCATCGTTCGCGGTGATGCCTACCTCAACAACGGCAACGTTGGCGTCTTCCAGATGCGCTCATGGGAGCACCTCTACGCTCTCGGTGAGGAGTACACACTGGACATGGTTGCTGCGCAGTCCGACTACGTCACCCGATGGTCCAAGGCCAACAACCCATACTTCTTCCAGGCTCCATTCGCCGGTCTGGTCTCACCAGCTGCCCACGACTTCGTCATT AACTTTATGTCGAACCGCTCCGCCGAGAACCCAGGTGGCGTCCTTAACCGCGATGTTCTCAAGCAATACTTTGCCGTCACCGGCGAGCCCGGTAGCTTCGTCCACAATCGTGGACAAGAGCGCATCCCAGAGAACTGGTACAAGCGTCCTACTGCCAACGCCTACAACCTTCCAGAGGTTGTTGCAGACGTCCTCGTCAACAATGCCATGTACCCCGGTATCGTCGGATTTGGCGGTAACACTGGCAAGGTCGACAGCTATGCTGGTGTCGAACTCACTGACCTCACTGGTGGTCTTTTCAACCTTGCCAACCTCGCGGAGGGCAACAACGGTGCATGCTTTTTCTTGCAGGCTTCGCAGCAGGCTGTGCCTGATGCGCTTGACCCTGCGCTTGGTGCCGTTGGATCTGTTGCCGGCTGGTTGGCGCAGCAGTTGGGTCCTATCAGCGATAACCTTGGATGCGCGCAGCTCACTACCTTCAACTCCGCGTTCTTCAAGCAGTTCCCTGGTGCGAGCTACAAGGCAGAGGGTCAGTCGAACCAGAGCGGCGGCCTGCTCGGTGGTATCTTGGGTTAG
- a CDS encoding Arabinogalactan endo-beta-1,4-galactanase A translates to MWKLPFISLSASYTKAALTYKGTDWSSLLVEEASGTTYKNTNNAVQPFETILQTSGVNTVRQRLWNDPADETYILTYNLELSQRAQAAGLNVYLDFHFSDTWADPAHQSTPSAWQDYGIDDLAYAVYNYTLATMNAFQTAGIPLSLVSIGNEISAGLLWPLGDMSTSDGPYNVARLLHSASAGIKDSDFTTQPKILIHVDDGWDYDKQEWWYDTILAQGPLTDQDYDVQAVSYYSFYNSAATLAALEASLTQLRGEYGKDVMVVETDWPTSFPNPSEAFPSDVEEIPFSAAGQSEWLEKVADVVEDAGGSGLFYWEPAWLGNAGLGSSCEDLLMFDWEGRALSSVSTFGSL, encoded by the coding sequence ATGTGGAAGCTCCCCTTCATCAGCCTCTCCGCATCCTACACCAAAGCAGCACTAACCTACAAAGGCACCGACTGGTCCTCCCTCCTAGTCGAAGAAGCCTCCGGCACAACCTACAAGAACACCAACAATGCCGTCCAACCCTTCGAAACGATCCTCCAAACCAGCGGCGTCAACACAGTCCGCCAAAGACTCTGGAACGACCCAGCAGACGAGACCTACATCCTGACCTACAACCTCGAATTATCACAACGAGCCCAGGCCGCGGGTCTGAATGTATACCTGGACTTCCATTTCAGCGATACCTGGGCGGACCCGGCGCATCAGAGCACGCCTTCTGCCTGGCAGGATTATGGGATCGATGATTTGGCGTATGCAGTGTATAACTACACCTTAGCCACCATGAACGCGTTCCAAACCGCCGGCATCCCCCTCAGCCTCGTCTCAATCGGGAACGAAATCAGCGCGGGTCTCCTCTGGCCATTAGGAGACATGAGTACCTCGGATGGACCTTACAATGTAGCTCGACTGCTCCACTCTGCTTCGGCAGGGATAAAAGACTCTGATTTCACGACGCAACCGAAGATTCTAATCCATGTTGACGACGGATGGGATTACGATAAGCAAGAATGGTGGTACGACACTATCCTCGCCCAAGGACCATTGACGGATCAAGACTACGATGTTCAGGCAGTGTCGTATTATTCTTTCTACAACTCTGCCGCTACGCTTGCGGCGCTGGAGGCGAGTCTGACGCAGTTAAGGGGGGAGTATGGGAAGGACGTGATGGTGGTTGAGACGGATTGGCCTACGAGCTTTCCGAACCCCAGTGAGGCGTTTCCCAGCGATGTTGAGGAGATTCCATTCTCGGCTGCTGGGCAGAGCGAGTGGTTGGAGAAGGTTGCTGATGTTGTGGAGGATGCTGGGGGGAGTGGGTTGTTTTATTGGGAGCCGGCTTGGTTGGGGAATGCTGGGTTGGGGAGTAGTTGTGAGGATTTGTTGATGTTTGATTGGGAGGGGAGGGCGTTGAGTAGTGTGAGTACGTTTGGGTCCCTGTGA